The genomic region AAGCATAATCAATGATTTATAGCTACTGGTCAATCAGATAATGGGGATCCTCGAATCATCTAGATTAGAAGTCAAATGGTTGCGCATTTTACATTTATTGCATCCATAGTAATTATTTAAGGTAGTCAACTTCTGCCACACTCAACAATCTATCAAACATGAAATGGCCGAATACTGACCAAACACATcttaaaagataagaaaaataaattttaaatactatttataatatatttatattatataactaaaaattaaatattgctACATAAGGTGTTTAGATGGCGAGAATAAAAGTGTTATTGACTTTGATAGAATTTGTATTtctcatttattaatcaatattattGAACATTTCATctcctttatttattatattaattttttgccTCATCATTGAGAAGATTGATGTTTTATGAAGTTCTTTATaaaccattttatttttcaattaaaatccTTTCTCTTTCGGTTCATCTAGAAAACTTTAATTCTTTGTAAATCACATTTGACAATTATTATAATCTGTGAAAATGACAAAGAAGAAagttttaaggattgatgttgaaatttacttttctaataGAAAGTAGCTTTCATTAATATCATAATGATTGGAATAACAAAATCAGTTTACTAATTCTAAAATgggaaagaacaaaagaagaaaaaaaatccttaGGCCCTTTTAGATTTGaagaaattaacaaagaaatattttatattttatttctgttataatttaatacataCTACTTAATATGCTTATTTTGGGacaaaatatcaataaactaTTAACTtccaataataaaatcattttcaagTGATTTCTTATCAAACTAACCACCAAAGCACtcctaaaataatataattttattttagaaattatttaattttattatggataaaattaaatatatatattaattttatttagaacaAATAGTCAATTTGccttctaaatttatatttaagggtcaaatatacccaatttaaaaaatttcagtaAATAGTTCTATGAATTTGTGTCCAAGGGTCAAATACGCATAAATTcacactttttaaaaattgaaataacattagtttttgagttttaattgaattataaaaattaaaaataatatttattttattaatttattgatacaaTATCTAGTGACATACTATACAGTTTTTTCCATGAACTTTTCTCTAAGGATTATAtaagtcaaattttaattttcttaacaaATAAGTCTATAACTTGTCATTTTTGAgtcaattaaattcaattctaAATTTTACCAAATATGATCTTGTATAGCACATCActagatattttattaataatttaataaaataaatattatttttaatttttaaaattcaattaaaccataaaaatctaatattatttcactttttaaaaaatttgaattggaTGTATTTGACCATTGGACATAAGTTCAAGAGgctatttgttaaaaaatctaaatttggTGTATTTAACTTTTTGGACTAAGTTTAGGGTTTacgaaaaagttaaaattggATATATTTGACTGTAAGTTTAGTAGGCAAAACCTTTGTCTATTTTTTTCCCCATAAATTTATTGTAGTTAGttatatgttaaattatttaataaaagatttagttATTGAAAATTAGTATTgtgttaatatttaattaaaaatctacaaataaattattataggatagtaaaatatataaaaaaaattattgcaCATGGTActtttcaataaaaagaaagataattttttaatgaaaaagtatcaaaattatatagaatatttttttttttctttttaagaaatcatattcaaacttttgattaaattaaaatgcttaaaattaaaagtatattctaaataaaatcaCTGATATTGTAGTAAGAATAGGACCGCCATAATAAGAATTCACATTGTAAACTTTATTGGCCAAGTGTTCATTTCTCAACTTATATAAGTTAAGTGTTCATTTTTAGCAGTTAGCACCATAcagattcttcttcttcttctttttttcttttttttttttgaaacaaATCAAAAACATAATGCGCAAGAGTTGGGCATGTGATTTAGCTTTCTTGTTGCTAACAAGATGGCTACAGTTCTCTTTGGCAATTCCAAAGAGCAACTTGACTGATCTCTCAGCACTTTTGGTCTTGAAGGAACATAGCAATTTTGATCCATTTATGTCAAAGAATTGGTCTTCTGCCACTTCTTTTTGCCATTGGTATGGAGTTACTTGCAGCGAAAGACACAATAGGGTTGTGGCCTTAACTCTTTCTAATATGGGGATTAAGGGAATTGTACCTCCTCATATTGGAAATCTCTCATTTCTTGTTCATATTGACATGAGCAACAACAGTTACTCAGGCCATTTGCCAAATGAATTGGGTAACTTACACCGCTTGAAATTCATGAATTTTTCCAATAATAGTTTTGTTGGAGAGATTCCATCAAGTCTTGCAATGTTACCTAAGCTTCAACACTTGCTTCTTGCTAATAACAGTCTCACAGGTATATATCTTTTGAATTCTCTTCATTACTAGTGCATTAAACAGTAAATATTGTTAGCATGTTAATGTATTATTggacaaaaatataaatttttttatataatgagAAATAAACCATTGTATTTAAAAATGATTACAGTAGTAATTGAGTTATATTAACTGAATTACTACTATAATCATAACTCTACAAGGTCTTGAACCCCAATAAGAGACATTTaattgaaggaaaaaaaaaaaagaaatgttatGATTGTTTCAAATAAATCCAATGAATCATAATAGCAACTAAATCctattatatctttttcagttttctttttcatttaattttaattttagatttcatAATTTACCTCTAATTACTTGCAGATATATCAATGAAACAATCCTCAGCTGGAAGATCATCTATCTTCAACATTACAACACTAAATACCTTGGACCTTAATGACAATTTGCTAGGCGGAAATATTTTGGATAATATTGGTGGTAACCTTTCCAACTTGCAGGTATTAAACATGGGACTAAACCAGTTATCAGGTTCCTTTCCTCCAAAAATACTTGATCTGCCTTCTCTAAAATTCATCTATCTCCAAGTAAACAACCTTTCTGGCAATCTTAAAGAGATTTTGTGCAACCAAAATTCCAAACTACAATTGCTAAATCTTGCTGGGAATCAGCTGTATGGCCAAATTCCTTCTGATCTATACAAGTGTAAAGAGCTCCGATCCTTAGCATTACATGCCAATAAATTTACAGGAAGTATTCCAAGAACGATTGGCAATTTGACCAAGCTAAAATGGTTAAGTCTTGGACGCAACAACTTGACAGGTAcccttttgtttgtttttatttgtctTATCGATCTTTTATGTGCAGAAGCATTTACATAcacacaaaaaaaagaaaagagaaaagaacaagtaaaaagataaaataatatgttacATCGTTCATCTAATAATTAGATTGACATCCACAGATcatttattatcaattaattatattctctCTCAAATCCCTTAAtctaattatacaaataaataccCATACATAATACACTTTAacatttaatatatactttGGATTCCTAAATTTTGACCATTTAATCACTTTaacatcttaatttttaattgaatctaataaacacttaaatttatttttataatctattaAACACTTCTAGTTTTCATTTTAACTTAACAGACACTTGAATTTtgtttaatagtaatattaaaatacttatatataatacaagtggacatattaaataaagttgcttgtcaaaaattatttaaatattataaaaaatacaagttGAAGTGTTTATTaggttaaattaaaagttaagatgttaaagTGACTAATTCGTTAAAATTCAAGTGTTTAAATATGCATTAGACCCTTAcatatctaatatataaaatagcaTCATCATTCTTCTCTGGGCATAATTAAACCAGTTATCATATAGTAAAGATACTACTACACTATAATTAGGAATAGTTCCGGCCTTAACCTTGGACTAGATCAAATAATTTCTCatataatactttattaggattaatacataaaattattctatggttttattattttacaattttcagtatatgagtttttttttaaataaaaaatgtatgtAGTTACAAAtcgtaataaaaaaaatattttatcgtTAAAAATTTTCGATTTGCAAGGATTTAGCTATCTTCACTTCAATCAGCCATCATTGTCATATTTTTCGTGTTTGATAATATGGGTTTAGAgcttaataactcaaaatgtTATTGTTTGACCGTTAAATCTATTTCATCAGATTAATGACTTCTTAAATCGTGATTTAACGgtcaaatattgaaattatgaGTTATTAAGTTCCAAACTCATGTAATCAAACACAGATAACATAATAACAATATCGATCGGCGTAAAGGTAGCCAGATCCTTGCAAATCTAGACTTTTTAACAGCACatgtcttttttttctaaaaaaactacatactaaaaattataaaataataaaaccatacgatacttttatatatttatccatatgtctttattattttttgttttggaagATAAACGAGGCAAAAAGCCTTTAGCAGATTACATAGTCACAACTCTAAGGTAAGACACCCCACTATTATCATATACTAACCAAACATTTAAACTAGGAGTTTGAGGCTTGTGAAACCTGGTTGGCATATTCCCAGCAATCTGCAGCAAAATt from Ricinus communis isolate WT05 ecotype wild-type chromosome 9, ASM1957865v1, whole genome shotgun sequence harbors:
- the LOC112536145 gene encoding LRR receptor-like serine/threonine-protein kinase EFR; protein product: MRKSWACDLAFLLLTRWLQFSLAIPKSNLTDLSALLVLKEHSNFDPFMSKNWSSATSFCHWYGVTCSERHNRVVALTLSNMGIKGIVPPHIGNLSFLVHIDMSNNSYSGHLPNELGNLHRLKFMNFSNNSFVGEIPSSLAMLPKLQHLLLANNSLTDISMKQSSAGRSSIFNITTLNTLDLNDNLLGGNILDNIGGNLSNLQVLNMGLNQLSGSFPPKILDLPSLKFIYLQVNNLSGNLKEILCNQNSKLQLLNLAGNQLYGQIPSDLYKCKELRSLALHANKFTGSIPRTIGNLTKLKWLSLGRNNLTGEIPEEITHLVNLEILGLEFNNLHGRIPMQIGNCSFLRQIYANNNYLTESPKKDTKRY